The genomic interval ccgggagatacgtaagAGCAATATCGCACTCTTGTCAACcataataataacaaagttttttttttcctctatgttttaaatatacttttatgattagattttttccataaaaaaattatatttgcattttaaaaagaagaaataaattcATATACGTCAGCACTAttttttgcacaattaattatagataacCGTATTTTAATGGATATCGTAGAGTGCTAATACATTTCCTACGCATAATCGTCtctcgaactcaaaatttggtttcaaatacttttttttttctttcttaccattgaattcgaggaaaattcaaaatttaggCCGCAACAGTTATATATGTGTTTAGTCCCAACAAAATTATGACATTTCAAGTTTAGttctttaaaaacaaaattatccaCTTTTATTccatatattgattttttaggGACTTTTTTTAAGGAATAAAgtctcaattttttataatttttttcaaaatagggACTAAAAGTAAATAGCATAGTTTTTTATGTTGCAGATGTTCTAAGCAACCAAATTAAAACACTAGTCAGATTAACAATCAGAATTAGGAGGCTTCTTTGAACACTCCAATCAAATTCATTAACACTACAAACCTGGATGGGAATTCAAATCCCTTCGTCTATAGACCATCTAATTAGAGAATATGAAAATTCAGAATCTGAAAACcagaaagaagaaataaaaaggtTTTCAAAGTTGAAACTGAAACTGTTGACATATAggttatatatttctttaaatttaattattgtctgATATTATGTTTACTGTGATAACAAGAAGCTTGATCTTGAAAATCAAAGGTAGATAATTATTTTGCAAGTTCTCAAAAATTTAGAGGAACAAAGAGATCCACATAATATGAACACTTCAGCAGAAGTAGCATAAAGTTTGGTTTTCAAAAACAAGCAGAAACCAccagaaaaaaaatttgatgttttggttgaatttatttcattcttcaattatcttatttatattatgttatatgacatATAGCTTGACCTTAAAAAGCCAAAGCAAGTCGAGGATACTGCAGGCTTATCGGAACCAGAGGAAGCAAATGCAACGAAACCAGAAGATGGAAAATCTTTAGAGGATGAATCTGATCAAGTTAGAATCAGTCAATATAAGTCAAAAGAAAGATCTGGATAGAAGTACAAGTATTCTCATCTCATTGTAAGTGCAAGTGATCATTTGAGGATCAAATCATCATTAAAAGGTACCACTTTGTTTGGATcactctcatcaattgagctTACCACTATTGATGAAGCATTCGCAGATGATGGGCGGATTCTtacaatgcaagaagagttaactgaatttaagaggaatgatgtttgggatctagtacctagaccaaagaagaacattattaGCACCAAATTGGTTTTCAAAAATCagttaaatgaaaaaggtgaagtggtcagaaataaggcaagacttgtcgcacaaggATATAGTCAGTAAGAAggcattgattacactgagacatttGCTCCAGTGATCAAGTCAGAAGTTATTCGTATCCTACTTATTTTCcagcaaataataacattacataaTTTCAACtggatgttaaaagtgattTTCTAAATGGTGaaataagtgaagaagtctatgttaaataACCCCCCAGGTTTGGAAATTTTTGAATTTCTCAATCATGTTACTTAGgaaatctttgtatggtctaaaacaagcacgtagagcatggtatgatagacttagtaacttcttgcttaaaaatatctttgaaaaatgacaagtagataatacactttttagaaaatcaatagaagatgacattcttattattcaaatttatgttgatgacattatttttagatCTACTAATGGCATTCTTTGCggagaattttctaaattgatgcagcttgaatttcaaatgatatgatgggagaacttaagttattcttagggatacaaattcaacaaaataaaaaaggtacatacattcatcaaactaaatatacaaaagagcttcttaggaagtttaagatgagtgattgcaatCCTATGGCTACACCAACACATCCTAcctgttcacttgaaaaagatgatttagGTCAAAATGTTGACCAGAaaacctatagaggaatgataggatccTTACTTTACCTTTCCACTTCTAGATCTGACATCATATTTAGTTtatgtgtatgtgcaagatttcaagttgACCCTAAAGAATCACATCTAACTACTGTCAAGAGAATCCTTAAATGCCTAAAAGACATTATCAACCTTACCTTGTTTTACAAGAAATCTCCTAAGTACAAACTAAGTGGATattgtgattttgattatgCTAGAGAAAAACTTGAGAGAAAGAAAACCAGTGGCAACTGCACTTAtctaggtgacaacttaatatcttggtcaatTAAGAGACAAAACACCATTGCAACGTCAACAATAGAGGTTGAGTTCATTTCAGCAGCTGACTgcagttctcaactactttggattATACGTCAACTtaaagactacaaaatcctagaatccaacattcTCATCTATTGTGATAACACTCCAAccatttgtctaaccaaaaaaccctatcttacattctagagctaaacatagagatcaaacaccatttcattaggaactttgttcaaaaagggaTATTAAACATTCAGTTTGTAGACACTGAACATCAATGGACTGGTATATTCACTAAACCACTAcctgaagataggtttgacttcatcaagaaaaacctaaaccttacctTCATACTTAACAGATGATGTGATAACTTCAAAGTAGTTTAACTTtacattagtttttaaattttcttataatatgctatattcatgttattaaaaaaaatgaaaaaaaaaatcttacttTCAAGTTTTTCTCTCTAATgacaaaaagggggagaaatatatTAGATAAAGTAGGGGTGAAAATGATACTTAGACTTAGAGagagtcaaagaaatataaagaaaatatgttataaaaaatacaagttttgtcatcataaaaactttaggtataaaatcaacttggttccaatatatatatatatatatatattttaatattgtaaacataaaaatgagaacaattataatatattatttatgatttttttcacaatttaattttttcacatTGTTTTTCTGAAAATGAGTAACCAAAGAAGTCTTTCAAGCATACAATTCATACACATGACAAAATACTTCTCACTAATAATtagtcaaatttaatattttttatatcttttaaaaaatgagaataattacAATATACTAATTTGAGTTAATTATAAAAACTATACACAACACAAATGATAGTCGCTaaagtatttaataaattagtattatttttttttaaaatcaacaacATAAATATGGGAACAATAATAATACAATAACTAGAATGATTGTACACTTTAATTTTTCATGTTGTATTTATAGAAATGAGTAATTAAAGAAGTAGTTGAAGTGTCCAGTTCATACgcgagacaaatatttgttactagttagttagttaattatttattatatcttctaaataaaaatgaaaataattataatataataatttgattttattttaaaaataatacacgagataaatagttaaaattagtattatattttattatagataaaattagtattatgtttttcatgttttatatttttttttaaagtcactGAAGAAACCTTTGAAATATACAAATCATACACGAGATAAATGTTTGTTGACCATGAATCAATTTATTcaatttagtgttttttttttcatcttcaaaataaaaatgagaataattatgATATATAGTGATTTGAGTTTAATATAAACACCATAAAAGTAGGGGTGTATGTGGGTTGAGTTGGGTTAGTATTGACAAAATTCGACACACGATCTGATCGTTTATCTTTGGGTTGAGTTAAGTTTTAAACCAGTATGTTTTCATTTAATCTAAAACGAACCGCTCAAGAATGAGTTGGGTTGGATTGAATTGACGgattatacataaataataacctgtgtttttattttacgggaaaatatattaaataaaaatatatttaatatttgaatgtctcaaaaagtataaaatttcaatcacatcATTCAACTCTTTAAAAAAGCCAACAACCTCTcacacaataaaataaatccaacaatattgaaatacataaataaattcaacaacagtaaatcaataaaatatgaaaattcatCAATTCTAAGCAATGTCAACTTCAAGTCTAAACACTTAACATGTTCCTCAAATTATGGAAGAAAACAGTTGGGAATATGCAAAAAGTTCAACCACTTAAAGTTCATAGCACTTAACAAGCTCATCATTACACATAACTCACCAACCATTTTAGTTTACTAAACtaccataattttttaataatagtttttcatttgtttatttttagagTACTTATTGTTTTCAAATACAATACTAAAAAAGGTGTTTAATagatttatatgaaaaaaatgtaaactAAATTCATCATAAGCTTAAGCTTTTGCATAAGCATCATTTGTACTcataaatagtatttaactcaaaaaatttgtatttaacaaatgtaaaaaatttgaaCTAAATTCATCATAAGCATAAGCTTTCAGTTAATACCTTCATTATGcaaaactataataaaatataacatttaaataaatatcagTTAAGAGCACCCGCGAAACGAAAGAAGAACATGGTGGCAACACAGTGGACGCATATATGGAACAAAATAAGAAAATGGACGTATAAAACCGAAAAAGAAGGTAGATCACAGCGGTTGAACATtcgaagaaaaaagaataatagTGAAATCCTATTGGACTgccaaacacattttttttgttttgaaaaattataactagttactgagttgattttttttttttcacgttGTTTATGTGAAAGTGAATCACTAGTTATATTCAATTcagtttattataaaatcatacatatgccaaatatttgtcactaaaaAATCACTTAAAAATGATCTACATatgaagataaaataaaaactttagtGGAGAAAATTATCTGACAACAATGAATTCAAAACAAGAGATATTaccttatttaaattttttttaaaaaaattctcacaaTTTATGTCGTTAAAATTTCAGTAAAAATTGtgttaattgttattaattcaTGAAAGAATGACATTAtttatcattaaattttttgaattttgtttatttaaatatgtttattgtaatcataaattaaatttgtaaataagattataattcacatcaattctttttttaataatatttatcccAAATTCCTTAGAATATAAAGTTACAAATTTTACGGAATATAATCAAATAGATTAATTTATGTATATCATCTAATTCATTATATGTGtaacacaaaaatataatatcaatgacCATATTATAGTATAATCACAAAAATGACTTTAATTGATTGACACCGGCTACTAATGTAGAATATACCGTAAAAGATCCTTTTTTTCACATAAATGTACacggtaaaaaaaaataaaaataatatggttAGGAAAATACTGGCTCCATCGATTAGTTCCGAAAGATTACATAATCTTTCCTTACTCTTTTTTGATTAGATTACATTTGATTtggagagagagaaagagagagtcCACGTGAAATTTGTTATTGTTAGGGACTTTAAATTTGGACTGAGATTTCAAAGAGGAAGTAAAATACTTCTCTTTACCTTAACGCCTCCACCACCAAACCCCACAACAACAACAGTATCCcctaaaactattttatactaAAACTAAACAACCATCAACAAGAAACTACAACCAAATTTGAccatataaaaatattcattgcatttatacttttttattttaattttaattcattcaATACCAGAGATTCCAAGGTATCATTCTCTTTCCTTATTTTTTCTCTAAACTTTTTTTCCTTACTATTTTCATTGTCCCTTTCCCTTTCCcttttcttatttattattattgtattctTGTTATTGTTTTGCAGTGTTTTGGTTTCCAATAAACCTTTCAAGATCTCAAAGGGGCATGATCAGAACCTAAAAATACATTCTTTTTACATATAAACAGTGTGTTCAGGATCGTGAGAGTTGATTTCACGACCCTGACACAATAGGGTTGTCtctgatttttgtttttctggttggtttcttttgtttttttttccttttcctttgagTTAAGGTTTTGGTCggaaagttttgatttttaagatacCCTTTTCTTAAAAACCATGATTTCATCGTTGAGACAACAACCTAGTATAGCGATCAGTGGTTCTGATGTTGTTTTAAGGAAAAGACATGGAACCCTAGTTCAACCACAGTCGTTTTTACCTTCACTGGTAAGAGGAAAATCACAGAGATCTCTTGTTTCAGTGCAAAAGCCTCTTCACCTTGCATGTGTTGGTGTTGGAAATTTTGGGTCAGTGAAGAGTTTTGATTCAGTGAAGGGTTTTGGAAGTGATGATTTGGTTAAGTGTGAAGCCTATGAAGCTGATAGATCGGAGGTTGAAGGTGCAGCAACACCATCAGAAGCTgcaaaaaaagtgaaaattggGATATATTTTGCAACTTGGTGGGCTTTGAATgttgttttcaatatttataataagaaGGTTTTGAATGCATACCCTTACCCTTGGCTCACTTCAACTCTCTCACTTGCTTGTGGCTCCCTTATGATGTTGATCTCTTGGGCCACTAGGATAGCTGAAGCACCTAAAACTGATTTTGAGTTTTGGAAGACTTTGTTCCCTGtaagtttgattttgtttttgtttgtttctttagATGAAAAATTGATTGGATTAATTGAaaggtttgtttgtttgtttgctgttatgtttttttgttgcaatttGTAACACACAACTGGATGATAATTTCGTTGGTTGAGTtcagaaaaaaacaaaatagagaaaatttatgaaacaatttggtcattttcattcattcatttatcaATTTGGATGGATAGTGTTGACTTTAGTCTTTGGTGTTTCAACTTCAGGTTGCTGTTGCTCACACAATTGGACATGTTGCCGCTACGGTCAGTATGTCGAAAGTTGCGGTATCATTTACACATATTATCAAGAGTGGCGAGCCTGCTTTTAGTGTTCTGGTTTCGAGATTTATTTTGGGTGAGACCTTCCCAGTGCCAGTCTATCTGTCCTTACTTCCAATCATTGGTGGATGTGCACTTGCTGCTGTGACTGAGCTCAATTTCAATATGATTGGTAATGAACTTGACTCTTtaagaatattttgtttttgctttTTTATATGTTGTTTGATACAATAATAAGTTGGAGATGGGATGACAAACTGACTAGAATTGCAAATTGGACTTGAAAATGATTGTG from Cicer arietinum cultivar CDC Frontier isolate Library 1 chromosome 5, Cicar.CDCFrontier_v2.0, whole genome shotgun sequence carries:
- the LOC101501285 gene encoding glucose-6-phosphate/phosphate translocator 1, chloroplastic isoform X1, with the translated sequence MISSLRQQPSIAISGSDVVLRKRHGTLVQPQSFLPSLVRGKSQRSLVSVQKPLHLACVGVGNFGSVKSFDSVKGFGSDDLVKCEAYEADRSEVEGAATPSEAAKKVKIGIYFATWWALNVVFNIYNKKVLNAYPYPWLTSTLSLACGSLMMLISWATRIAEAPKTDFEFWKTLFPVAVAHTIGHVAATVSMSKVAVSFTHIIKSGEPAFSVLVSRFILGETFPVPVYLSLLPIIGGCALAAVTELNFNMIGFMGAMISNLAFVFRNIFSKKGMKGNSVSGMNYYACLSILSLAILTPFAIAVEGPQMWAAGWQTALSEIGPQFIWWVAAQSIFYHLYNQVSYMSLDEISPLTFSIGNTMKRISVIVSSIIIFHTPVQPVNALGAAIAVFGTFLYSQVFFFIIFYFDMLHQTL
- the LOC101501285 gene encoding glucose-6-phosphate/phosphate translocator 1, chloroplastic isoform X2, which produces MISSLRQQPSIAISGSDVVLRKRHGTLVQPQSFLPSLVRGKSQRSLVSVQKPLHLACVGVGNFGSVKSFDSVKGFGSDDLVKCEAYEADRSEVEGAATPSEAAKKVKIGIYFATWWALNVVFNIYNKKVLNAYPYPWLTSTLSLACGSLMMLISWATRIAEAPKTDFEFWKTLFPVAVAHTIGHVAATVSMSKVAVSFTHIIKSGEPAFSVLVSRFILGETFPVPVYLSLLPIIGGCALAAVTELNFNMIGFMGAMISNLAFVFRNIFSKKGMKGNSVSGMNYYACLSILSLAILTPFAIAVEGPQMWAAGWQTALSEIGPQFIWWVAAQSIFYHLYNQVSYMSLDEISPLTFSIGNTMKRISVIVSSIIIFHTPVQPVNALGAAIAVFGTFLYSQSKQ